Genomic window (Melioribacteraceae bacterium):
TTCCATTATTACTACCTCATCAATTGTGCTGCCGATGCTTGCCGAACTTCAACTTGCTTCCGAGATGGGATTAATTTTTGTAGTACTCTCAATGGGTGCCGGTTCAATGATATTTTCACACACAAACGACAGCTATTTTTGGGTGGTTACCAAATTTTCGAATATTGAGGTGAATAAGAGTTTAAAAGTATTTTCATCATCAACATTTATCCTTGGACTAACGGCGCAATTGGTAATCTTTCTCCTCTCACTTATCTTTATTTAATAATTGCGTTTTTGTCTATACTTTCATAGCCAACAAGTCAAATAATTTCTTGTCATGAAAATTTTTGTTACTCTTTATCTAAATAAGAGTGCATGTCACAATTAATTTAATTATTATTCAAAAAATAATTATCGATAATCGAAAGGATTTTGAAATGCAAAGCAGTATTCTTGAAAAAACTTATCCACTTACTCAAAAGCAAATTGATTTCTATAGAGAAAATTCATTCATAAAATTGAAAGAAGTGCTGTCGGTAGAAGTGATCGAATATTATAATAAAATTATTTCGATGAGAGTAGATGCTCTTAAAAAAATAGATATACCTTTGGCTCAGCGGGATACTTATGGAAAGGCATTTCTGCAGTTAGCAAATCTATGGTGTGAAGATGAACAAATTAAAGAACTCATCTTCAGCAGAAGACTAGCTCAAATAGCAACTGAACTAATGGAGGTTGATGGGGTTAGATTATATCATGATCAGGCATTGTTCAAAGAAGCAGGCGGCGGTATTACTCCATGGCATGCCGATCAACATTACTGGCCTTTAGAAACTGATAGAACAATAACCGCATGGATTCCTCTTCAAAATACACCTTTAAATTTGGGTCCTCTCGAGTTTAGCGCAGGAAGTCACAAATTACTCTCAGGCCGCGAATTATCGATAAGCGATGAAAGTGAAATTAGTTTAAAAGAAAAACTCAGAATTAATAATTTTCCCCATATCATTGAACCCTTTGATATTGGTGAGGTAAGTTATCATTCGGGATGGGTGTTTCATAGAGCCGGCGCCAATAGCAGCAATCAAACAAGAAAGGTTATGACAATTATCTATATGGATAAGAATATGTTATTGAAAGAACCGGAATATGATGCGCAAAAGTTGGATTGGGAAACCTGGTGTCCGGGAGCGGTTGTTGGAGAAATTATTAATTCTCCATTAAACCCAATTCTTTTTGAAAGGACTGGTTGATTTATTTAGCTATAAGAGAATTCACAAAACTCATTCACATTTAATTTATGAATGAACTTTATCAACAACTTCTCTTAATAACAAAATATTTTCACGGCTTACTTCTGGAGCAATTGAACACGCGGTACTTAATATAAAACCGCCCGATTCTGCCCCAAGTCTAATTCGTTTTTCCGCATCAATGATAATTTCTTCTTTACTTCCTCTCAATAATAAATTCACTGAATCAATATTTCCTTTAATGAAACCTTTGTGTTTTATTCTTGATATTGCGTCTTCGAGTTCAACATTTCCAATAGGAGGTGGGTCTAAACATTCAATCCCGCTAATCCCGGCATCAAACATCAATTCCAGCCGGTCATTAATTGAACCGCAAGTATGAGTATAAACATGAATGCCTTTACCTCTAATTGCTTCAGCAATTTCCTTTTCATAAGGCAAAACAAACTCTTCATAATCGGATGGTGAAATAAAACTTGACCCGGCGAATGGGGATGAAATTTTAATTGCATCAATTCCAGTTGAGCACATTTCAACAGCTAATTTTTTTATTAATTGAGTGTAGTGAGATAAAACTAATTTACAATTATCGGGATTTACCAGAAGAGCCATTAATCCTTCCTGCGTTCCAATTAAATCAAGAAAGTAATCAAACGGGGAGGTGATTTCACCATGAATGGAATAATCATTTCCAACTTTTTGCACAACTCTTTCAATGGAGAGAAATTTATCTTCCTTCATAATGTTAAAATGGAGATTTTGAGATACTGGGATATAACACAATTCAGTGGGCAAACTTTCCATATTAAGATTATCGATATCTAATTTTTCTTTCGGTTCCAAATATTGGTAATAGGGAAGATCGTTATAGGGGCAGAGGGTCTTATCTCCATTTTTCCATTCCACAATTTCACCGTCGTTAGTAGAATAAATTTTTGAGACTTCATTTTTCCAAATTGGATTATGACCATGAAGACTTACAAGTATTCCATCAAAATCATACATCTCACGCATTTTAATTAGTCCATCACCAAATACATTCGGATCAAACCAAAACTCGGCAGGCGATACTTTTAATTGCAACAGCATATGCCCAATACTGAATTGGCACATCAGTGGAGTTTTATCAACAGGCATTAAATCCATTGCCGCTTTAATTCTTTCTTTTGATGTCATAATAAATAATAATTCCTATAGATAGAAATAATGTTTATTCAGTGTGAAGCTTACTCCAGATTTTGAATATTAAAAATGAACATACCACCGCAACAATACTTAAGACTGTTGCAAGGATATATTGCGAGTAGAGCCAATTACCAATAGCAAACAATAAGCTGTAAATTCCTATGCATCCCACAACCATTCCAAGAATTCCTTCTGAAATATATGATTTGCTAAATGATGAGTTGTAATTTTTATCTTCCTCTTTCATTATTGAAGTTATTTTATCCCATCCTTTTCCGCCGGGGTGCACAAGCTTGTAAAAACTAATTAATTTTTCGGTGCTAGTTGGTTTTGTTAATAATGTAGCAATTATCCATGAGATGGTGGTGATACTTACACCGATAATTAATTCTTCATAGGATTTAAGTGGACCAATTTTTTGAATGGCATCGGCGCGATCTAATCCGGATGCAATCAATAATTCAATTTGAGAATTATGATAACTAGAAAGAATTAGGAAAAATATAGCTACCAAAAAGGAAACAATCATTGCGGTTATTTCGCTGAAAGCATTTATTCTCCACCAGAACCATCGAAGAATAAATAGTAGTCCTGTTCCCGCACCAATCTGAAGCAGAATATTGAAAGCACTTAACGCGCTCTGCATATATAATGCAAAAATACTTGCAAGCACCATCATTAATACAGTAGAAAGTCTTCCGATCAAAACCAGATGTTTTTCAGTTGAATCAGGTTTAACAAATCGTTTATAAAAATCATTAACTACATAAGAAGATCCCCAATTAAGGCTGGTTGACATTGTTGACATATAAGCCGCGATTAATGAAGCAATCACAAAACCGAGAACACCGGTTGGTAGGAAGGTAAGCATTGCCGGATATGCCATATCATGACGAATAATATTTGGGTCAACATTTGGAAATGCATGTTGAATTGATTCTAATGATGGGAAAGCAATTATTGAAGAAAGCGCGACAATAATCCATGGCCAGGGTCTAATTGCGTAATGAGCAAAATTAAAAAATAGTGTTGCCCCCATTGCATGTTTTTCATTTTTTGCCGCTAGCATTCTTTGAGCAATATATCCGCCTCCTCCGGGCTCAGAACCGGGATACCAAACACTCCACCATTGAACAGTGAGTGGAATAATGAATACTATTAGCGCAGTTTCATAATTATTAAAATTTGGGAGAAGTGATAACTTGTCTGCAACATTCGGATCTGAGAGTAGTTTTGATAAGCCCCCAATTTGTGGAAGATTTACCGCAACATAAGCCGCAATTATTGAACCGGTGAGAGCCGCAATGAATAGCACAAAATCCGTTAAAAGTACACCAAGAAATCCACCAAGTGAACTATATATTACAGTAACAGTCCCCGCTATTAAAATAATTTCAAGGGGTGTCATATTGAGCATTACAGTTCCAACTTTCACAGCCGCTAAAGTAACAGACGCCATTATAGCTACATTAAAAAAAACTCCCAGGTAAAGTGCTCTAAATCCACGAAGGAATGCAGCAGATTTACCGCTATATCGTATTTCATAAAATTCCACATCGGTTAATACATTTGACCGGCGCCAAAGTTTAGCGTAGACAAAAACGGTGAGCAACCCGGTTAATAAAAATGACCACCATACCCAATTGCCTGAAATTCCATTTTGCCGAACAATATCTGTTACCAGATTTGGAGTATCGATTGAGAAGGTGGTTGCCACCATCGAAAAGCCCAGCAAGTACCAGGGCATATTTCTCCCAGAAAGAAAAAATTCGGTAGAATTTTGCCCCGCCCGTTTTGTAACCCATACTCCAACAATAGTCGTAATGACAAAAAAGCCAATTATAAAAAACCAGTCCACATTTTGTAGTTGCATGTTATCTCTCTAGTAACTTCGTTTATTTCTTATTTATTTGAGTAAATACCTGCTTCCAGAATTGGCTATAATATTTCCACTTCATAAAATTTATTCCCCAGTGTGGACTAGCTCCGGTCATCCAAGCACTCATAATTCCATTTTCAAAATTGCGCATTGCTAAGAGGGGATGCCAACTATTTCCATTTCTAACATCTACTAAACTTACAGCATCATCACGAAATTTTGTCTCGTTAAATCCTAAAAGTGGTGGAATTGTTGACCAATCAATTCCTTGTACAATTGGATGTTCTGGAACATTACATCTAACTTCATAACCATCGGTTGATTCAATCAGATCATCATACTCTAAACATTCTACCGGAAAGACATCATGTAATCTACTTCTTCTCCATCCCCCTTTTCCAAGTTCTCCTGTAAAACTGTACCAACCACCATTCATATGAAAATGTCCTCCTTTGGCAATCCATTTTTTCAATAGATCAAAGCGGTCCGGAAATGTAACAGGTTTTTCTCCCCACTTTGCTCTTGTAAAAAAATCGGGGTGCAGCATCAAACATTTTGTTTCCACATCGGCAAGTATAATTGATGTTGCCCAATCTAATCTTTCATTAAATTGTTCGGGAGACATGTTATATAATTCCCATGATGGCTCAGAAATCACTTCAGCATTTTCGATTTCTC
Coding sequences:
- a CDS encoding Na+:solute symporter, whose protein sequence is MQLQNVDWFFIIGFFVITTIVGVWVTKRAGQNSTEFFLSGRNMPWYLLGFSMVATTFSIDTPNLVTDIVRQNGISGNWVWWSFLLTGLLTVFVYAKLWRRSNVLTDVEFYEIRYSGKSAAFLRGFRALYLGVFFNVAIMASVTLAAVKVGTVMLNMTPLEIILIAGTVTVIYSSLGGFLGVLLTDFVLFIAALTGSIIAAYVAVNLPQIGGLSKLLSDPNVADKLSLLPNFNNYETALIVFIIPLTVQWWSVWYPGSEPGGGGYIAQRMLAAKNEKHAMGATLFFNFAHYAIRPWPWIIVALSSIIAFPSLESIQHAFPNVDPNIIRHDMAYPAMLTFLPTGVLGFVIASLIAAYMSTMSTSLNWGSSYVVNDFYKRFVKPDSTEKHLVLIGRLSTVLMMVLASIFALYMQSALSAFNILLQIGAGTGLLFILRWFWWRINAFSEITAMIVSFLVAIFFLILSSYHNSQIELLIASGLDRADAIQKIGPLKSYEELIIGVSITTISWIIATLLTKPTSTEKLISFYKLVHPGGKGWDKITSIMKEEDKNYNSSFSKSYISEGILGMVVGCIGIYSLLFAIGNWLYSQYILATVLSIVAVVCSFLIFKIWSKLHTE
- a CDS encoding phytanoyl-CoA dioxygenase family protein, with the protein product MQSSILEKTYPLTQKQIDFYRENSFIKLKEVLSVEVIEYYNKIISMRVDALKKIDIPLAQRDTYGKAFLQLANLWCEDEQIKELIFSRRLAQIATELMEVDGVRLYHDQALFKEAGGGITPWHADQHYWPLETDRTITAWIPLQNTPLNLGPLEFSAGSHKLLSGRELSISDESEISLKEKLRINNFPHIIEPFDIGEVSYHSGWVFHRAGANSSNQTRKVMTIIYMDKNMLLKEPEYDAQKLDWETWCPGAVVGEIINSPLNPILFERTG